GCATTTATCAGCTgataaatcaagtcaagtcaagtcacctttatttataatgcgctttaaacaaaatacattgcgtctgaacaactgaacaacattaattaagaaaacagtgtcaataatgctaaatgacacttaaaggcagttcatcactgtaaatgaagtgaaatcaagacATGACTCACATTGTGGCCCATTTCTCCAGCTCCTCTTCAATGTATTTTTTGGTGTTTTTCGGCTGGAGACCCAGTGAATTCCCagctaaataaatacaatcttcAGAACCATCCACAAGTGACAAATCCGCTAAAAACAGATGAGAAATCGCCAGAAATCAGATGATATATGAACTTGAGCAAACACTCCATCACGCTGATATAATCAGAGTCATATCTCATGCTGTAATATACAGTAGGTCGGTCACTCACACAGTGGCAGGTCTGATATTTTGGGTATGAGGAACTCCTGGCGCAGCAACCTCAGCTCATCGTGTTGGTCCAGATGTTCGGCCACCCTGAGGGACGTGGGACTGCAGTTCAGCTCCTGCGAGACCCTCGTGATCATCTGCTGCACGCTCTCCATCATCAGCACTGCATTCAGAGCAATCGCGCTTCACAAATCTCTTTAAAAATACGTCCAGAAGTCAAAGCCACAGCTGCAGAGACTCACTTTTAGCGCTGCACTTTGAACCCGTGGGCAAACACATCAGACCTGAGCTAATGATTTCTAGAGATCTGCATCATTTCCTGATTTCCACTCGTCCTGCTGTCTCCCAGGACGCTtcagaagacacacacacacacacacagatcctgTTCATGAGTTCTTCCTCTGCACATGGACTCACTTCTGCTTTCAGTGTGAAACTAAACACGTGTAACTCAGACTCAGTCCATTGACTGACTGCTCTTTGTTGTTCTGTATGATGCTTGGTTAGAAAACCAAGGTTTTAAGTTAACCATCATAGCAGATGAATGCCTTTTGTTTTGGGCCTATAATATGTCAGATTAACATCTGctacaaatgttaaattaaacatgtaattgagtgttcagttattttacagttatgctGCCTACACGTCAGATTGGATATACTTCACAAGGTGAATGCAGTCAActataatgaataaaaacatatGCAAATAGTGAATTATGATTGAAGCATGTTGTAACTGTAAATGTTGATGATATAGCAGAGTTTGTAGCCTTTGCACTTTGCACACAACTCATTTACCTGAGATCCACCTATTCTCTGTGGAAGATGAAAAACAGCAAAAGTACCAGTAAACGTTACAGATGTAAAGGTTTCTGTATTTGAATTTCAACAATTTTATTTTCCCTTTCAATGATTCTCTACCTCTGTATTTTTATCTCATttcccagtaaaaaaaaaaaagtcttgcacAAATTGCACAAACCAAGTGGTTGTGTCTTAAAGGCGCAGTACATGAAAATTAAAATTGTGATTGTAAGTAAACTTACCTGTCTGTGAGACATGCAGAGGAGTCTTCAGGTGAAGGTTATGAATCTATCACACTGTTACAGATCATATCCAGAGCGCTGAGGTTCTCTGTGTGAAAAATGACTGACCAACAGAAAACACATTCGCTGGTCATCTTCTATATTGTGAAGATGAGGAAATGTTTCCACCGGTTAATGAACGTGTGACAGCACCAGTAATATGGGTTTGCTGGAGGTTCCTCTTTTCCTTGCTCTCATTGCTTTCAAAAAGCCTAATTTAGAAAGGCATGtgcgcattttactttcactttcaaattagcgGCAATTTTGCGTCAATTGCTTGAATGGACAACAACAAACTAATTTATATTAAGCGtagaacttttattaacaaaacaaatacaaatgcacCATACTATAGCCCAgtttaaaacaagtaaataacACAAAGTTTTGTAACACGTGTCAGTTGTAACACTTCCAGTTTTTCAAATAAGAAACAAGTAACAAATCTCCTAATTGACTTCTTCACAGATTCTCAGTTTAGTCTTTATTCCTCGTGTGAGGAAGTAGAGACCTGTGGCAAACACAGCAGCTCTTAGAGGAGAAAAACTCATTTTGAAACTAACCTTTTatacttcatttatttttgtgatggcagTCCTTGCTTTGTAGTTGAACTCATCAAAGTTAAATTGTGTTTATTGTGTGCCTGTGTACTTCTTTTTGTGCAAGTTGTTTGTGCTATTGATGTTTTGGCTGTTAGATATAAAGTGTAAAGACTCTGGGTTAGTTGTAACAGCAAGACAACGAGCCAAGTTGTAACAACTAACCCAGATGCCTAGGTCTTGGAAAGGAAAGACAAACCAGTGGGTGTCTCTCAGTGTTCAAGTGCTCAAGTTCAGTTTTATTACGgctagttccctttcgagggaacttcgaactgcgtcctctaggggtcgctttggggaacacctcgtcgtgacccttGTCTGAAGCAtatattgaaaaaacaccaacttgttggccggcgacagcctccgacgtgactaccggcgcgactataaatcagcaccgggagagcacgtcattatcttcttcatcttcactgactgttttgtttgaagcgtgcatctgaaagaaccggtaagggcgatctttctctgtttatcatagcgacaactagcaagcatttagacgatgtgtgcatccgtgtcggcgttaattgacacccgatgacacactcGATCTTTGCgacatttgtttgggtgaagagcacgcaggtgatgtctttgaggaggcaatttgcatgcattgtgagcgttttttcaatggaagaagctccgctctcgttcgtctctcttctgaaagaaaaggggaaaagaaggcagccatctgcttcccgcggttcaggatctGTCTACGCTGAGGCGTGGAAGAAAATGAGCTCATGAGAATACAGTtagatctgtctgaatggtttaaagagggactttccctttcacgctCGTAAAAAAAagggcggcggacgagagagagcctcgggaggatgatgttatatctttaacactttctgatactgaggttagtgctctgctgggtttttgcCCAGGAAAGCCTTTTTCAAAATCCCAAATATTTCCACACAGGTGCTTCTGCAGTTTGTTTTGGAAGTAATTATTAATCTTTAATTGTAGCGTCTGGTCCAGTAGCGTAGCCAGGAATCACAAAGTAGGTGGGCCCAGAGAAAATCAGGTGGGCACAGCCTAAAATGCATCTGTTATCAAAATAGGCCAACACAACTACAGTACACCTGCTTCTTGAATACACCACAGTTTAATGAGAGCACAAGCATGTATCATGTCATCATAAGCAGTGTTAAGAACATAACGATAAGCATTTCCACTGCGCGCATCTGACAGATGCAAAAAACACCATCATTAAATCGGCAGGACAGTAGTGGACAGTGTGTAAAAAGAATGCTTGGTCTGGCTCAGCGGCCACATAAACCACGTTATATAACAACATTAACTAGGCAACTAGTGTACATGGTAAACGTAGATTGGCTTACTTTTGATGCGCTTATAACAGGAGACGACGGGGCTTTGAGTTGAACACTGCAATGACTTCGTTATAGTCCAAGGATTCAGTCAATTCTCTCTCAAATGAGAGAAGGGACAAAGAGTTCAGTCTATGTGTCAACATTGTTGCTCTGATACTAGTTTTTATCCGATTTACAGTGGAAAAGAAACTTTAATAAGTTGCTCTGTTTAATTTTTCATACTTAGCTAAACTTCAGTGTCCCTCTGTGAAATGTGCACCATTTCGCAGTCAGATTGCGAACAGCCCATCCCCCCTTCACAACGACGAGCACATTTCACAGAGGGACACTGAAGTTTAGCTAAGTATGTTCAACtaaaatgaaacagagcaacttaCTAATGTTCgtgtcaaaaatacattattgttgaATATTGTTAGGCTACATTGTGAGGCCAATGACTGGATGGGCCTGACTGACAGGTGGGTGGGCCCAGGCCCACCCAGGCCCACCCGTAGCTACGCGAGTGGTCTGGTCTCTAACTGaactaaattgtttatttttattaaaaaatcataACGACGTGGTAAAACCATCGATACCGACCACCGCAGCAAGCCTATAATCCTCTATCAAACAGCTAACAGAAATCAAAACTACTGAAAACAGAAGAAACCTAACATTTGACTGCAAAAACCACTGAAACATCAATCAGCATCAAGATTTCAGGTTAGGGAAATTGTATAtcagattttaataatgtaattatttgtgTCTTTACTGCTTCATTTTAAATGGGCCTGCAGTGTGACCAATGAAACTGGAAATTAATAAACACGTAATTAATCTGCAGTTACTAAGAGCTCAGTAATGACTCGAGATGGAGTGTAACTCGTCACCACAGCACATCAATGAACAGAAGCAGATTCCTGCTCTATTAGCTGAAACAAAACTTGTGTAGATTCCCcaaaaaaacattctgaacatCTGTTTGTAAGGAAAAAAGCTCTTTGAAGATGTGTGGACAGTGTGGTGTGATAATGTCATGTTTCTTTGGGCCACTGAGACGAAATCAATCAGTCTATTCATGACGGTATCTCAGAGATAACAGCCATATTGATTCGGTCGGTGAGTGTGATTGGCTCAGCCTCTGCTCTTCTCCTATTGGCTGGAGTTTCTGGATCCGCCTCCTGGTTTTATAATGAGGGGCGGCAGGTGAACGAGACACACAGCTGCAGCTCCACCAACTCAACAAGATGGTGAGTGACATCACTTCCTTTCACTggctctgttctgttctgttctgtcctCTTTGTGTTGTTCAGAGCGTTTGTGATCCACAATGACTCTGAGCTCTTCGTTGTGTTGAAAATCAAAAGCGTGAACTGATGAAATCACTGTTTTCTCTGGAGAATCTCACTGCAGTAACACTGCGattcaaaaatgaattaaattattattcagtTGAATTGTTATAGCATTAAGAAGTAACATGAAATAATCCAGAAAGAgtttcattttaaagactttataTGATTTGCTTATTATTCACCTgaaaaataaacatgtaaacCATCCGATTTTAATTTCATGATTTCAAGGCATGGAGAATAgcccaaaaatacattaaataaattattttctccaAGCTGTACAGCTAAatctactctttaaaaaaaatgagggGGTTGTTTCAGTACAACTTTGGGTAAAATTACtactaacccaacttttgggataaaaatgtaatgttaaccCAACGTTTGAGTTCGTTCATATTTGAtgcaaagttgggttgaaacaacccagcatcttttttcttttcttttttcagagtGTACACATATATTAAAGCCATCTAAACCATAGAGTAACATCTGGAAATGTGACGCTGATATTTGGTTTTCTTCGAAGTCTCCAGCATTCGTCTCACTCTGTATCCATCAATCAGTCAGAATAATGCATGGTGTCAGGATCTGTATGTCGTCTCGTGGCACGTTTAAGGCGTTGGATCAAATATTTGCTCAATGGGTCTTCCTGTTCACCTCTTTATGACTTTATTATCAGAGGTTTATTATTAACGATGGGTTTGGCCGCTCAGATAACACATTCTGTCCAACAACTGTTCCTCTTATCGACAGAATTGCAGGTTAAACATCCCTGAAGAATAAAAGAGCATGTGAATCTCTCACAACTGTGTTCATGTCATTCTATAtcaataatattgtgatataaaacTGAGAAATGTGAAAGACAAAGCCACCTGAGAGCGATGTCTTGAACTATTCATGGTGTTTTCCTCTCTCATCTCTCTCAGGTGTTCACCGTAAAGGACATGAGCTTTAAGGCCGGGATGGAGATGAAGGTCTCTGGAAAGACTAAACCAGGCTGTGAGGCGTGCGTACATATGCTTTTCAACTTTATGCAATAATCATTTATGCAGTTAACAGTATTATAATGACAGTAACAgtgttaaaattgtaaaatttagtTTAGTGCAATTATATCAAGAAGAAGACTAAAAATAAATTGTCTTTTAATCCCCAACTGAGCAAGTTAAAGGCAACAGTGGCAAGAAACCACTTTTGGAACAGGCTAATATAATATTTTCTGCAAATAACGTGAGCACGCATGTCTTCAACCGTCCGTCTCTCTGTCCTCAGGTTCTCCATCAACATCGGTCACAACGCAGACACAATCGCTCTTCACTTCAACCCTCGCTTTAACAGCAACGTCATCGTGTGCAACTCCAACCATGGAGGCTGGGGCGACGAACATCAGGAACCTTGCTTCCCTTTTCAACAGGGCGAAGAGTTCAAGGTGAGCAccggtgacctctgacctttgacctcgcCCACACCGCGAACAACTCAAACCAGCAGCACGGTCACGCATTCATGAAAAaatcaaaagcatttaaaaaacacACGTTAATCTagtagagttttctttatttaaagcaCTTTTTCACAAGATGCTTTACTTTCATCTTTCTGAACTCCTGATGTTTATAAAGTCTAAATCTGGCATCCACACACTTTGCCGTTGTCATTTATGTTGCTTCAGTTCTTTATCTGTGTTCTTTCACCAGTTCTCCAGTGATTGCTGTATCTGGGTTAGTTCCCAGCTTTAGTCTTTTGACAGATTACAGTAACTCATGACACAGAGTCATAAAGCGTCACCCTTTGCACATATCAACCACTCAAGCAATAAACCGCCCACCGGTCAGGGGTTTGAGGATGACTTACATTGTGTGTgtagtcataagtagcacaggtttttagcaatagcccaaaATGCATCTTCTGGGCCAAAATTATAGatattttatttgatgaaaaatatagttaggattttaagtaaatatcaatttccattaagattttttttttagttcctaccataaatatatcaaaacttaatttgattagtaatatgcattaagaACTTCatgtgaacaactttaaagataattttctcaatatttagattttttttgcaccatcagattccagattttcaaatagctgtatctcagacaaatattgtcctcctaaagattatttatccagctttcagatgatgtttgAACCTCTTTTCTAATCAATTCTAAAATAATTTCTCTTAATCATCTATTTCTCATATATTTTTGGTCAAAAAGACCAaaatgtgtgatata
This is a stretch of genomic DNA from Carassius carassius chromosome 10, fCarCar2.1, whole genome shotgun sequence. It encodes these proteins:
- the LOC132151398 gene encoding galectin-2-like, with the protein product MVFTVKDMSFKAGMEMKVSGKTKPGCEAFSINIGHNADTIALHFNPRFNSNVIVCNSNHGGWGDEHQEPCFPFQQGEEFKLSITFNNDTFYIKLPGGTMMSFPNRLGDDVFKHVHVTGDVKISSIKIN